TAAAGCGTCACCGTCGGGGTCGCTGGTTCCAGCAGCGCTCAGCGAAACCGTCTCGCCCGGTTTGACCTCCAAGTCGGCGTCGTGGGCCAATTTGACATCGGGCGGATGGTTTGCTTCGTCATAAGATTTCACGCACCAGTCGGCTCGTGCCGCAAAATCTTGCTGAATCGCATCGATCCAGCGCCATTGAGGTTTGAGGTAGGCAGTCAATTCCGGATCTTTGGTAGTCTCCCGTTTTGCACGTCTGCGACCCCATGCCGAACTGCCATACCAACGACCCTTGGGATACTCGTAGCCACGCTCCGCTACATGATCGAGCCACGTGTTCTCGCGGACTTTGGTAAACCGACCGCCCCAACCGCCCCAGTCGGGTGATTCTTCGCTGCGCAGACCGGTCGGAATAACGTGCAGGAACGCCGGCGAGTCGCCCTCGGACCTGAAACGTCCATCATCGTGCGCTTTGTACATCTCGAGCAGCGGCCCATGGCTGCGCAGGGCATTCTCGTTCATCCATTCTGCGGAAAAATATCGCTGCACTTCCTGAGGTACGGCCCTGCGTTGACGTTCATAGGCGAAGGCGATGAACTGGTCGGAGACGATCGTCGGAATGTTGAACTCGCCCCAGCGCGGCCGAATGTATTTCTGGTAGGTGTCATCCTGCTCCCAGATAAAATAGAAGCGGATCTTCTTTGCCACTTCGGCCATCTTATCCGGATGCTTCTCCTCAATCGTCTTCAACGCCCGCGCGATAGTGTTGGGTCCTCCCCACGCCTGCAACCAGATCGGTCGGTCGTCGGAATCGTCCAGCAGGGCCTTGACGATCAGATTTGAGCCCACCGTTTCTTCATCCATGTCGCCTTCCGATCTGACGTTGCCGAGCACGGTGATGGATCTGAGATAGTCCGGTGTGGGGAAGTCGGGGTCGTGCTGGCTGAGGTTGGGATAGACTCTCTCATAAGCCTCCAGAAGCGGCTGAATCCAGTCATCGCCCGCCCACCTGTGGCCCTGCCAGTGATACTGCGAGCTCGATGTCACGATGCCCTCGACGTCGAACTCATTCGCGTACAACAGGAACCGCACCATCGAGCATTCGTCGTCGATTTCCCCATCGGTCGTGACGATGACCCGGGGGTTGTCCGAGACGGCGTCAGCCTGCTGCGCGCACGCGAAGGTGGTCAGGCAGGCGAGGATTATCGTGGGAATCAGGAGTGTAGGATGTAAAGTGTTCAATTTCCGTGTATCCAAAGTGTGTAGACGTGGGATGAGCCTCTAGCGGGTCGCTTGGCAATCACAGGTTCACAGACTGGTAGCCAGTGACACCCGATGGTTTCACCGGCTAAGAACTGATGCCGCGTCATCTTGCCAACCCGTTGACGTACTCCTCGATGTTGGAATAGCCGTCATCGTCGCGGTCTCTTGCCGCGTCCGAAGCGTCGTCGGGGTTCAGGTCGTGTGCTTTCTCCCATTCGTCGGGCATGCCGTCTTCATCCGCGTCGGCCGGCGGTTCTGCTGACTTCAGCTTCGGCCAACCGCCGACATCTTTCGGAGTTGTGATGATGCCGTTCGCGCCGAACTGCGCCGTGCCGGTGCGAACTTCTTCGACGATGCGAACGTCAATCGAATCGCGATTGGGAAACGAGCAACCCGCGTGGGTGAGGACTGCTTCGTAAGCCTCCTCCGCTGACTGCTGCTCGATCGGCATTGCGCCCCACGGCTCAGTCAGTCTCTTGAACCGATTGCCCTTCACACCCAGCCAGTTGTCCGTGGTTATTTTGGGAAAGCCATGAAAATGGTTGCCTGCCACGTGCCAACTGCCTGAATCCCCCTCGCCCCTCGACGAAGGCTTCGCGATGTGATCCTTGACGTCACTACGCGTGGCCGGGCCAGGTCTGTAGTAGTTGGCAAGCATGTTGATCGTCGAATGTTCGATGGGTGGATTTCTCCGGTCGCCCTTCTGGCGGGCTTCGCCGCCGTAGCAGCTTTCGTAGCCCCAGTTGTAAATCACGTTGTTGCGGTAGTCGTTGTAGCCGCAGCCCGACGCCCAGCGCGGATTGCGACTGTCGTTGTGGGCAATCAAGTTGTGATGGTAAGTGCCGAAGTTGTTGCCCCAAATGCCGCCAAAACGGTGTCCGGAACTGCCTTTTGCACACGCTTCGGAAATCAAACACCACTGGATCGTGACGTGTTCGTTGTGGTACACCGACAACACTTCGTCACTGCTCCAGCTTGTGGAGACGTGATCGAGGATGATGTTCTCTTTGTAACGACCAAAAACCGCGTCGACTTCGCGGGATACCGGATCGGGCCGCACGCGGATGTAACGAATGACCACATCGTTGGCGTTGAGCGACAGGTCGCCTTTGATGCAAATGCCGTCACCGGGAGCCGTCTGGCCAGCGATCGTGATGTTGTCGTTCTTGATGCTGAACCGTTTGCCCTCGCTGTCGATCGTTCCGGCGACACGGAACACGACGATTCGCGGCCCTTTGGCTTCGATTGCGGCGCGGAAACTTCCCGGACCGGACTCATGCAAGTTGGTTACCGCAATCACCCGTCCGCCGCGACCGCCTATGGTTCGAGCGCCATACCCTTCCGCACCGGGGAAGGCCGGCAACTCTCCGGACAACGCCGAATCGGTTGCCGCGATGGCTAGGACAACGGTGAAGAAGCTGAAGCAGATCGCGGGCACCGGTGTTCGTCCCGATATCGAAGGGGACTCGCTCATAGCATCGGCCGACAGCGCATAGTTCGTTGCTCTCATTGCGTCATATGCTCAACAGGACAGCAGGTTCGTGAGATCGGCAGTTATTGCAACTCGTTCCAAGCCGTGATTCTCTCTGCCTGCGATACGGTCTTCAACGTAAATCGATGTCTAATGAGGTTGGTTTTGAGACTCGCCCTCCATTGTCGCGACGCCCGTTGCCACCGCGGGATCGCCTCGCATTGTGCCGCTGAAACCCGGCCCAGCACTGTCGGACAAGTCGGAGATTGGCGCCAGAGTGAGCCAGTCCATCTGCTAGGGGTGGAACTCTCCGACCGCAATCTGCCAGGTATCATATGCGCGTCGGTTGTCACATCCTCCGTTCGATTCGGGACACATGAACCTGCACCGGGTTGATCGCCCTTCGCACTTTGGCTCGTGCACACCTGCGTTACTTTCTGTGCCAGAACCGCCCCGCGTCCGCCTGACCTGCCTCGGCGTTGTTTCCGGGTTGAATCCCGAATGGACTATTCTTCGGGCGGCCGGCAAACCTTGCACGGCTCCATCCCCGCCGCTCTCACCGCGGCGAGATCAGTCGGCCAGCAGCGCCCGCAGGCGGTGCGCGTCGTCGAGAAGTGCCAGGCGGTAGTCCATGGGGACCACTCTACCGACGCCGCCAGCCGATTCCGAGCGAGCCGGTGAGCAGCAGGGCGCAAGCGGACGGTTCGGGAACGGCGAGAAGAGTCACTTTGAGAGTAGCGTTAACATCGAAGTAGTCGTCGCGAGATGTAACGGCGCCTAGGTAGAACTCGAAAGGCGTGCCGTCCGCAAGTATTCCGGCTAGGGTCGCTCGGCGGTCTCTCAGCTCTTGGGTTTCACCAGGGTCTAGACGCCGGATCGGCCTTCCATCCAGGGTGAACTGGGTGCCGACCAAGTGGACCTCGCTCCCGGGAAGTGCACGGAATCCCGATCCCCTCGGCTCTTCGACTGTGCCGCCGCTAATCGTGAGGCTTGCCCCCGCCTCTACCGTCACCGCTGGTCCGATCACGCCGCCACTAATGACGCCGAAGCTGTCCGGCGCAAAATCGATGTTCTCAAGCCGGCCCCCGGTCACATGCACCTCGCTTCCAGGATGCGCGTAGACGTAGCTGTCGGCGAAACCCCCGCTAACCCTAAACACGCTCCCCGCGAACAGGTCGATCCGACCGCCAACCGTGCCCGAACTCAGGTTGACTTCCGTTTCTACGACCTCAAGGCCCGCGCCAATCGATCCGCCGTCAACGTTGAGTACTCCCCCGACCGCAGAGAACGGCCCGTCAAGCGCCCCCCCCGGCAATAGATTCAAGGTCTCTCCTGGCCTGAGACCATCGGGACCGACGCCGTCGACGACTATAGGAGAGACCGCGGCAGCCGCCAGATCAGTCGCTACGAGCTGAACATCGGCCAGATTGTCACCCCTGGTCGGCGTGAAGATGAATACCGCGCCACTCGCCAAGGTGCCCGTGAAGATATCACCCGCTTGAAGTGTTATCGCAGACTCGGTGTACTCCACGCCGTTCAGGCTAAATTCGTTCCCGTGCAATGTGACGGAACCGTCCGCCGCATTGAAACCCCACCCGAACCGCCCCCCGGATATTTGCACCGAAGCCCCCGAACCAGCAATGAGTCTCCCTGCGACCGCCCCCCCGCTTATCGACGCAGAAAAACCACTCCCGCCTACGTCGTCTGTGATCCTACCACCCGAGAGATTCAGATGACTTCCGGGCTCCAAATCAACGACTCTACCCGAGCCGCCACTACCAACCTCGCCGCCACTGATGTTTAGTTCTCCGCCGATACCCACGCCGCGCCCAACTACCCCGCCCCGCACGTTAACGACACTGCCCAGCTCAGACTTCAGGAAAATCGCCACCGTGCCCTGGTTGATGTTCACCGTGCTGCCGGGGTTGGCATGGAATCCGTTGCCAACCGAACCGCCGTTGATGTTGACTTCGACATTGGTGCTCGATCCGTCCGCCAGGCCAGCGTCAAAGGAGAACGGGACCTCTCCACCGTCGGCAAGATTCAGCTGCGTCGAGGACCCGATGGAGCGAGGGACTGGTTGTGGGGGCGAGTTAATTACCGTGTCGAACTCCAGAGGGTTGGACTGGGCGTTGGCGGCGGGCAGGGGTTCGAACCAGAGCGACGCCAGCGCCAATGTTGCTAGCAGAGTAGCAGTGCGCAGCTGCATCTTAACGTCGTGAGGCATTTGGCGTTTAGCGTTTGTTCGTAGAGTGGAGGGCGAATAGAGGGTCAGCCGAGCCCGCGTGAGAGTTTGCTGGCTCTCCCTCGGGGCGAGCTGCATGCCCACACGCACGCCAAGGCGGCTAGGGCTGAGGCGGTGGGGGTGGGGACAGCGCTGAAGCCGTAGTGGAACATCCCCGAGGTGCCGTCGGTGAACCGAGCATGGAATGCCAGGTTGCCGTACCGCTCGAAACTGCTGACCCGGCCATCTGCGTTGCCAGAGCCCCCATCGAAATCGATGGAACTGATGGTGCGTAGGTCACCCTTCAACACTTCAAGCTCATCATTGGTTCGGACAACTAGCTCCAGCTCTCCAGAAGAGGTTTCAAGCCAGATCCCCGACTGGACCGCTGGATAGCTTGGGTCTAAAAAGGTTGCCGCAAACGCCACCGTGCCGTCAGAGCCGAGACCGACGTCACCTAGGTGCCGAAACGTCACGCCGTCGGGCGTGTCGGGCGCCTGGTCACCTATCCTCGCAACGACCTGTGTTCGGCCTCCGGGCGCCAGGCGGAAAATGGCGTCGTCGTTCTCGTCTGTGATGTCGTCCCCGAATAGCCTGGCTTTGTAGACAATCACGCCATCATCATTCATCAATGCCGCTTCCTGTCCTAAATCTGTCTCAGGCGCGACGATGGAAACGCCACGGCTGACGAGGGTGTCGCCACTGATGAGCTTCGCCTCGACGCCAGACTCAGCGGCCGTCCAGATTCCAGACTGACCGGACGGGGGTGGAGCAAGGACTGAACTGAAGAAGGCGATCTCTCGGCTTGAGTTGAGGACGGGAGAGAACCGAAACGGGATTGAGATCGAGACGTTTCGAAACTCTGCACCCGTGGGAGTTCCCGGTGGGTGTAAGCCTTCTCGGACTAGCAGCGAGGTTGCGCCGCTAGAGGCCAACCATATCCCAGAGTCTTCCCGTTGCTCGAGTCCGCTTGCTTCGGTTAACCCAACAAATGCGACGTCTCCGTTGCTGTTGATCGATACGGAGTCATCCGAGAAGTTGGTGAATGGCCTTCCAATTCCAGGCGCGATGTCCCCGCTTTTTACGACTTCGGAAGTAGTCTCGCCGTCGAAGCGGTACACACCGGTCACCAAGTTGGGCGGCCGGCGTTCCTGCGCGATCATGTAGTAGACGATCTCGCCGTCAGTGCCGACCCTGTACGAACGTAGCACGGCGTCGGCAATCACGTTCGGGAGGCCCGGCAGTACGGCGCCTTCTAACACGACAAGATCAAGGTCACCGTCCTTCGCGCGCCAGAGGCCGTCCCGTTCGACACCTCCGTCCGATTGGATGGAAGCATGGAATACAATCGTGCCGTCATCGGCGAGGTTCGGGAATCCTGCGTAGATTCTACTGAAGACCTCCCCGTCCAACGCGCCGGGCGCCGTCATCCCTTCCTGGGCGATTATGTGGAGACGGTCCCCGTCGTCGAACCACAATGCCCCGTCGTTGGCGCTGTCGATCCCAGGACCACGCATCTGCGAGAAAAAGGCCGATTGCCCACTCGCGTTGAGCTCTGGGCGATTGCCATCGCCGTTGATGGTGACGTAGCTAAACTCTCCCAGCGCAACACCCGTGGGCATCGCCGGCGCCTGTTGGTCGGACAAACCGAGCGTTCGGATACGCAGATCGCTCGACGGTTCGACCGCAATGCCCACGACGGGACAGCAGAGCGTGAGAGTTAAGAGGGCAGCTGCAGTCGGGTTGCGCATTGCAGACAGTCTAGTTGATGGCGTGGTGAGACCCGACGGTCCTGCCGTCGATTTTCGAGGCGGTGCTCCAAACTGGCTCAGTATCGGCTGCGGAGGCGCACGGTTCAAGCTATTTGGCCAATCGGACCGGCCTCGGAGAGCTCTCAAATAAAAGACTTTCATAGGCTAGGCGGGGTGGCTCTCCCACGCGAAGTGAGGGCACCCGGTCTAGTGCCCCTCGTTGACATTGCGAAGCCAGATCTGGCAGACTCGTAGGCAATAGAAGCGTTTCCGGTGGAGCCACTTCGTCTGCAGAAGCACCAGCACGGTTCTCATTGAAGCTAAACACTATTCAGCAGTCCCAGCCTTCACGAAGGTGATCGTGCGCACAGGGAAACTTGTGTGCGAATGGGTGACCGTGGCTGGGCCGGTAGTGCCGCCTTATCGACGCTCGTGAGGGCTGGGGCTTCTTGGTGAGTCTAGCGTTGTCTAGGCGGCAATCAGAAATGCGCATAGAGGTAGTCGATTTCAAGAGCTACAGACGCGTCTTCGCTTAACCTCGTCTGGATGCTTGATAATCTACGCTTGAGAGTCATACGTGGCGTCGGGCAGTAAATGGGCCGAGCTGGCGAGGGTGCCGCACGCAGGTTTCGCTAGTCCCTGTGCAAGCAAAGTGGTATCCCACTTTATCACCTCAACAGCCTTCCGTGTCCCCGCTGCCAGTTGAGAGACACGGTTTCTGGGGAGATCTTAAGTTGAGAGAACTGCCTCAAGCTGCTGTAGAAAGCGAGCAGTGCAGTGGCTGCGGAGACGCGGTTGAGGTGGTGAGGGGAGAGCACTATGCACTTGAAGCCGCATAGACCTCTCCTTGCAGACCGCGCCGTTGTGAGCGGCGCGGACCGTTTCGGCGTGTTCAATCGCCAAAACGGCGTGGCGATCGAGGGCTTGGATAGTGTCGGAGAGCGAGACTATCTCCTGAGCAAAGGCCGCGGCCGTGTTAGAGCCGTCTCGTACCGCGATGTACAGAGGCTTATTGACTAACCATCACAGAGTTCGCGCCTCCGGCTTGTCCGGCGGCGCGGGCAGTACCTACGCTGAGCAATGAAATGGCGAGCCTTTCCCGCCGGTCGAGCACCGGCAGCTACAGCATCCAATTTGAAGACCGTGACCGCATAAGGCAGACGATCACATTGGGGAAAATCCCCAAGCGGGCGGCCCAGCAGACCTTGATTCACGTCGAGAAGCTGGCGGCCGCTCAGATCACTGGCACGGCGCCTGACGCCGACACGAGCCGTTGGCTATCCGGCGCGAGCGAAAAGCTAATCGCCAAGCTGGCGAAGGTTGGGCTAGTGCAGGACCGACAGAACGCCCTGCTGGGGGCCTGGATCGACTTCTACGATGCGAGTAGGAAGGCGGACCCCAAGATCAAGCAGAGCACGATTAACGCGTCCGCGGCGACCTTCAAGAGCCTCAAGAAGTACTTCGGCGCCGGGCGTCCGTTACGGTCGATTGCGAAGGGGGAGGCCAAGGCGTGGCGGGTCAAGGTCGCGGAGGGCAGGGCGGAGAACACCGTCCGCAAGTGGACTGCAGCGGCGAAGAAGCTGTTTAACGCAGCCATTGAGTTTGGCGTGGTCGACGCGAACCCTTTCGATGGGCTTCAGGTGACAACGCTGGAGGTACGCGAACGTGAGTTCTTCATCACTCAAGACGCCGCTGACAAGGTGCTCAAGGCGTGCCCCACGCTGGAATGGCGGTTGATCTTCGCATTGGCACGTTACGGCGGCCTACGCTGCCCGTCTGAAGTGCTTGCACTGCGTTGGGGCGACATCCTATGGGACCAGCAGCGGTTCATAGTGCGGAGCCCGAAGACAGAACACCACGACGGTCTAGGCTCACGAGTCGTGCCGCTGTTCCCAGAACTGACGCCGTTGCTCTCCGAAGGCTTCGACCAGGCGGAGCCCGGCGCCGAGTTTGTCATAACCCGAACCCGCGACTCTGCCACCAACCTGCGCACGCAGATGGCCCGGATTGTCGAGCTGGCGGGGCTGCAGCCGTGGCCGAAGCTGTTCCAAAACCTACGCGCGACAAGAGCAACTGAGCTGGCCGACAGCTTCCCGGGGCACGTCGCCGCGGCATGGCTGGGGCACAGCGTGAAGGTCGCGAAGAACTACTACTGGCAGGTCACCGACGACCACTTCGAGGCCGCCGGACAAAGCGCTGCAAATGCGCTGCAGAAGCTGCCGCAAGGCAGTGTAAATAAGTGCAGCAAGGGGGGCGAAAACCTCGCTAAATCACACTCTTCTGCACTCAGTGCAGAAGCATCAGTGGGCGATACAAGACTCGAACTTGTGACCTCTGCGGTGTGAACACAGCGCTCTAACCAACTGAGCTAATCGCCCTTTCGGGAACGGGATTGTAGCAACGCCCGGGTTGCTTGGCCAGACGGGGTGGCCGGATGAACGCCGCCGCTGCTGCGGTTGGCCCGGCGGCCTTACACGGTGGCCCTACACGGTGGTGTGGCGGGCGTCCTCGGAGTCCGACTCGGTCTCGGGCTCGGGGGGGCTGAAGGCGTTGGAGTCGGGCGTCTCGCGGTCGTCGTGCACGAGCGAGTCGGTGGGGTCGCTGTTGACCGCGGCGTTCCACTCGTCGGTGACGCCGTTCATGCCCTTCTTGAACTCGGTCAGGCTACGTCCCATCGATCGGGCGACCGAGGGCAGCCGGTTGCCGAACAGCAGCACCGCGATGGCGCCGATGATCAGCATCTCCATGTGGCCCATGCCGCCGATGAACGCCAGGGCGAGTTGAATCTGTTCCATACCGCTAAGCCCACCAACCAAATGCGGCAACCACGCGGGGCGTGGCTACTCTTTGTCCGCCGACTTGTCTTCGATCCCTTTGACGCCCTTCTTGAACTCGGTCAGGCTCTGGCCGAGCGACCGCGCAACGCTGGGCAGCCGGCTGCCAAACAGCAGCAGCACGATGGCCAGCACGATGATTAACTGAAGGGGGCCTGGCGTAAACATTGCAGCCTCACACGCGGGTACGGCAGAAAACCCCGGCGATTGCCGTAAACCTTACGGGCCGCCGGAGTTAGTCCATTCTACTGCCCCGCCCACCCGAGTCAAACGGCCACCGGGCTAGCGCAGGGCGCCGGGGAACTGGCGGGCGGCGATCCACGGGTCCCGCACAAGCTCGTCCGGGTCGTAGCGGTAGTACACTTCCAGGCACATCGTGGCCAGGGCCGTGGTGTAGACCCTGCCGCCGCAGCCCCCCCAGACGGAGTTCGGGCTCCAGCTCCCCTTGTTGACCCCGTCGGACACCTGAGAGTTGACCAGGGCGCGTTTGAGTGCGTCGTTCCAGTCCCGCCAGGCGTTCTCCGCTGAAGCGGAGGTCCGGCGGTGGTGGTGCAGGGCCAGCGTCGCGTAGTACCAGGCGTAGTAGTTGGCCTTGCCGCCGCTGGGAGGCTGTCGGGCGATGAAATCGACCGCTTGCATGGAGGCCTGACCCGGGATGGGCCTCCCCAGTATCTGCCGGCAGTAGAGCGACTCGGCCGTCATGCTGTGGCTCGGCGGGCTGTTGGGGCGGTAGCCGGCCAGGGCGAGGTGCGGCCCGCACTGCGTCGACCGGACGAACCGCTCCATGCCGTCCCACACCTCGGGCTTGATGGGAATGTCGGCCAGCTCGGCGCTGCGCATCGCCATCAGGATCCAGCCGAGCTGGCTCATGTCGCCCTGGTCGCCG
This genomic interval from Posidoniimonas corsicana contains the following:
- a CDS encoding DUF1593 domain-containing protein, yielding MNTLHPTLLIPTIILACLTTFACAQQADAVSDNPRVIVTTDGEIDDECSMVRFLLYANEFDVEGIVTSSSQYHWQGHRWAGDDWIQPLLEAYERVYPNLSQHDPDFPTPDYLRSITVLGNVRSEGDMDEETVGSNLIVKALLDDSDDRPIWLQAWGGPNTIARALKTIEEKHPDKMAEVAKKIRFYFIWEQDDTYQKYIRPRWGEFNIPTIVSDQFIAFAYERQRRAVPQEVQRYFSAEWMNENALRSHGPLLEMYKAHDDGRFRSEGDSPAFLHVIPTGLRSEESPDWGGWGGRFTKVRENTWLDHVAERGYEYPKGRWYGSSAWGRRRAKRETTKDPELTAYLKPQWRWIDAIQQDFAARADWCVKSYDEANHPPDVKLAHDADLEVKPGETVSLSAAGTSDPDGDALTYRWWQYEEADSAESRVEIDNAGQQEASFVVPNEPGKQIHIILEATDAGTPPLVRYQRVVCNIE
- a CDS encoding tyrosine-type recombinase/integrase codes for the protein MASLSRRSSTGSYSIQFEDRDRIRQTITLGKIPKRAAQQTLIHVEKLAAAQITGTAPDADTSRWLSGASEKLIAKLAKVGLVQDRQNALLGAWIDFYDASRKADPKIKQSTINASAATFKSLKKYFGAGRPLRSIAKGEAKAWRVKVAEGRAENTVRKWTAAAKKLFNAAIEFGVVDANPFDGLQVTTLEVREREFFITQDAADKVLKACPTLEWRLIFALARYGGLRCPSEVLALRWGDILWDQQRFIVRSPKTEHHDGLGSRVVPLFPELTPLLSEGFDQAEPGAEFVITRTRDSATNLRTQMARIVELAGLQPWPKLFQNLRATRATELADSFPGHVAAAWLGHSVKVAKNYYWQVTDDHFEAAGQSAANALQKLPQGSVNKCSKGGENLAKSHSSALSAEASVGDTRLELVTSAV
- a CDS encoding DUF7453 family protein, which codes for MRNPTAAALLTLTLCCPVVGIAVEPSSDLRIRTLGLSDQQAPAMPTGVALGEFSYVTINGDGNRPELNASGQSAFFSQMRGPGIDSANDGALWFDDGDRLHIIAQEGMTAPGALDGEVFSRIYAGFPNLADDGTIVFHASIQSDGGVERDGLWRAKDGDLDLVVLEGAVLPGLPNVIADAVLRSYRVGTDGEIVYYMIAQERRPPNLVTGVYRFDGETTSEVVKSGDIAPGIGRPFTNFSDDSVSINSNGDVAFVGLTEASGLEQREDSGIWLASSGATSLLVREGLHPPGTPTGAEFRNVSISIPFRFSPVLNSSREIAFFSSVLAPPPSGQSGIWTAAESGVEAKLISGDTLVSRGVSIVAPETDLGQEAALMNDDGVIVYKARLFGDDITDENDDAIFRLAPGGRTQVVARIGDQAPDTPDGVTFRHLGDVGLGSDGTVAFAATFLDPSYPAVQSGIWLETSSGELELVVRTNDELEVLKGDLRTISSIDFDGGSGNADGRVSSFERYGNLAFHARFTDGTSGMFHYGFSAVPTPTASALAALACVWACSSPRGRASKLSRGLG
- a CDS encoding Sec-independent protein translocase subunit TatA/TatB; translated protein: MEQIQLALAFIGGMGHMEMLIIGAIAVLLFGNRLPSVARSMGRSLTEFKKGMNGVTDEWNAAVNSDPTDSLVHDDRETPDSNAFSPPEPETESDSEDARHTTV
- a CDS encoding Sec-independent protein translocase subunit TatA/TatB, whose amino-acid sequence is MFTPGPLQLIIVLAIVLLLFGSRLPSVARSLGQSLTEFKKGVKGIEDKSADKE
- a CDS encoding pectate lyase family protein, which encodes MRATNYALSADAMSESPSISGRTPVPAICFSFFTVVLAIAATDSALSGELPAFPGAEGYGARTIGGRGGRVIAVTNLHESGPGSFRAAIEAKGPRIVVFRVAGTIDSEGKRFSIKNDNITIAGQTAPGDGICIKGDLSLNANDVVIRYIRVRPDPVSREVDAVFGRYKENIILDHVSTSWSSDEVLSVYHNEHVTIQWCLISEACAKGSSGHRFGGIWGNNFGTYHHNLIAHNDSRNPRWASGCGYNDYRNNVIYNWGYESCYGGEARQKGDRRNPPIEHSTINMLANYYRPGPATRSDVKDHIAKPSSRGEGDSGSWHVAGNHFHGFPKITTDNWLGVKGNRFKRLTEPWGAMPIEQQSAEEAYEAVLTHAGCSFPNRDSIDVRIVEEVRTGTAQFGANGIITTPKDVGGWPKLKSAEPPADADEDGMPDEWEKAHDLNPDDASDAARDRDDDGYSNIEEYVNGLAR
- a CDS encoding PEP-CTERM sorting domain-containing protein, with the protein product MPHDVKMQLRTATLLATLALASLWFEPLPAANAQSNPLEFDTVINSPPQPVPRSIGSSTQLNLADGGEVPFSFDAGLADGSSTNVEVNINGGSVGNGFHANPGSTVNINQGTVAIFLKSELGSVVNVRGGVVGRGVGIGGELNISGGEVGSGGSGRVVDLEPGSHLNLSGGRITDDVGGSGFSASISGGAVAGRLIAGSGASVQISGGRFGWGFNAADGSVTLHGNEFSLNGVEYTESAITLQAGDIFTGTLASGAVFIFTPTRGDNLADVQLVATDLAAAAVSPIVVDGVGPDGLRPGETLNLLPGGALDGPFSAVGGVLNVDGGSIGAGLEVVETEVNLSSGTVGGRIDLFAGSVFRVSGGFADSYVYAHPGSEVHVTGGRLENIDFAPDSFGVISGGVIGPAVTVEAGASLTISGGTVEEPRGSGFRALPGSEVHLVGTQFTLDGRPIRRLDPGETQELRDRRATLAGILADGTPFEFYLGAVTSRDDYFDVNATLKVTLLAVPEPSACALLLTGSLGIGWRRR